Within Betaproteobacteria bacterium, the genomic segment ATGCGACTGCACGATCTCGAAGCCGTGCGCCACCCAGTCGATGCAGCCGAGGAGCGTCTCGGGACTCGCATCGAGTGCTGGCGTGCGGCAGAAATGCAGAACGATCTCCGGCTCGATCTTGGGCTCGACGAAGCGCGCCAGTCCGCAACTCGCGCGGGTATCGCGCAGTTGAACGACGGTCGTGTCGTAGACGTGCGCCCAGATCGGCGCGCGAACGCCGTACCTGTCCCACATGGCCGGGTTGGTGAAGCCGATCTTGCGACCAACCGGCCGGGCGCCCTCTGCCACACGCGCGCGATGAATCCGGTTCGCGACATCGTAGGCAGTCGCCAGATCGAAGTCGGGCAGGCGCTCCGTGAAAAGCTCGACATGCCGCGCTGCATCCTGCGCGGCTTTCATCTCTCGTGCGAGCGCATCCAGGTCAGGAACTTTCGGCATGGCGCGGGCGAGCGTAATTGGCCGAACCTCACGGCTTGCGATAGAGC encodes:
- a CDS encoding fumarylacetoacetate hydrolase family protein; amino-acid sequence: MPKVPDLDALAREMKAAQDAARHVELFTERLPDFDLATAYDVANRIHRARVAEGARPVGRKIGFTNPAMWDRYGVRAPIWAHVYDTTVVQLRDTRASCGLARFVEPKIEPEIVLHFCRTPALDASPETLLGCIDWVAHGFEIVQSHFRGWKFQAPDTVADWALHGALLVGPAQPVATLGEELAAALEDLTITLSRNGQEQEVGKGANALGSPLAAVAHLVSVLATQPQAAPLRAGEVVTTGTLTAARTVRAGETWQSELRGIGLPGLAVTFSD